In the genome of Thermodesulfovibrionales bacterium, one region contains:
- a CDS encoding cation diffusion facilitator family transporter, with amino-acid sequence MHHDGERRLTLSFSITLLILVAEVAGGLLSNSLALLSDAGHVLTDAFALGLSIIAMKISRRPSDYRATYGYQRVGLLAAVANGISLLAISGFIFYEAYQRFVAPPSVDVPLMLGIAAFGLAGNIAMALIIGHRHEDLNIRSAWLHVLGDTLSSLGVILSGLVIYFTKWPYADPLASVIIGIVIITGGTRVVKEALLIFLEMTPAGFHAEEIAKKICNMPEVMGVHDVHIWSVAHRKIAFTAHIWVHDQKLSEAEGIRKAIETLLMDMGINHIILQFECAECAENELYCQIHAKE; translated from the coding sequence ATGCACCACGATGGAGAAAGACGTCTCACCCTATCCTTCTCGATAACGCTTCTGATCCTCGTTGCGGAGGTTGCGGGAGGACTGCTGAGCAACAGTCTTGCTCTCCTCAGTGATGCCGGACATGTCCTGACCGATGCCTTCGCCCTCGGCTTGAGCATAATCGCGATGAAAATAAGCCGAAGACCTTCAGATTATCGGGCAACCTACGGGTACCAGCGTGTCGGTCTCCTCGCGGCAGTGGCAAACGGTATCAGCCTTCTCGCCATATCAGGATTCATCTTCTATGAAGCCTACCAACGTTTTGTGGCGCCACCCTCCGTTGATGTCCCGCTGATGCTCGGGATCGCGGCCTTCGGACTCGCCGGCAACATCGCCATGGCCTTGATCATCGGCCATAGACATGAAGACCTGAATATCAGGAGTGCCTGGCTCCATGTACTGGGAGACACCCTGTCGTCCCTCGGTGTCATTCTGTCCGGTCTCGTCATCTACTTTACGAAATGGCCTTACGCAGACCCCCTTGCCAGTGTCATCATCGGCATCGTCATTATCACAGGGGGCACAAGGGTGGTGAAAGAGGCCCTCCTCATATTCCTCGAGATGACGCCTGCCGGCTTCCATGCAGAAGAGATCGCAAAGAAGATCTGCAATATGCCTGAAGTGATGGGCGTGCATGACGTCCATATCTGGTCTGTCGCCCACAGGAAAATTGCCTTTACAGCCCATATCTGGGTCCATGACCAGAAGTTAAGCGAGGCTGAAGGGATTCGGAAAGCGATCGAGACGTTGCTCATGGATATGGGGATCAACCACATCATCCTTCAGTTTGAGTGCGCCGAATGCGCCGAGAACGAACTCTACTGCCAGATCCATGCAAAGGAGTAA